The following coding sequences lie in one Desmodus rotundus isolate HL8 chromosome 1, HLdesRot8A.1, whole genome shotgun sequence genomic window:
- the TMEM270 gene encoding transmembrane protein 270, which yields MAEKCHICAIQSSTEGGHFGRFKVLTAVSNAAVNTGLHSLAIYTFTSGEGSFFSTPPPTLHFPVDNSHPNRSPCLSQLEEEEEGRRGGCLSFQIQPFGDLLLVVKLSVLLVRNRVHLYHFLPFKIILFNQWLSGLVQEARGSCGQQAHPLPRLAACPVDWVLWAGLALMQVPVRLVLRVPRLAWAGMLGCARALGLHLKWLGAWEQLGLSVTTWVDLLLSCLHSLMLAALLLLLLAWRLCWKAHRCSLGWLPSKALLQKHVMLELLAQLKHLYWWMESMIAPTSWHLAHLITWTTCLASHLLQVALEHTAQLAQAQAQQAEPQGASRPLYESPLLESLATKARPVLPERGIHGE from the exons ATGGCTGAGAAGTGCCACATCTGCGCTATCCAGTCCTCCACCGAAGGCGGCCACTTCGGCCGCTTCAAAGTCCTGACCGCTGTGAGCAATGCTGCGGTGAACACAGGGTTGCACAGCCTTGCAA TTTACACTTTTACCAGCGGTgagggctcctttttctccacacccCCTCCAACACTTCACTTTCCTGTTGATAATAGTCATcccaacag GtcaccctgcctctcccagctggaggaggaggaggagggcagacgTGGAGGCTGTCTCTCCTTTCAGATCCAGCCTTTTGGGGATCTGCTGCTGGTGGTGAAGCTCTCAGTGCTG CTGGTCCGGAACCGGGTCCACCTCTACCATTTCCTGCCCTTCAAGATCATCCTCTTCAACCAGTGGCTGTCGGGGCTGGTCCAGGAGGCCCGGGGGTCCTGCGGCCAGCAGGCCCACCCACTGCCCAGGCTGGCAGCCTGCCCTGTAGACTGGGTTCTATGGGCTGGGCTGGCACTGATGCAGGTCCCAGTGCGGCTGGTGCTAAGGGTGCCCAGGCTAGCGTGGGCTGGCATGCTGGGCTGTGCCCGGGCCTTGGGCCTGCACTTGAAGTGGCTAGGTGCCTGGGAGCAGCTGGGCCTGTCTGTGACCACCTGGGTGGACCTTCTTCTGTCCTGTCTGCACAGCCTGATGCTggcagccttgctgctgctgctgctggcctggaGGCTGTGCTGGAAGGCCCACCGCTGCAGCCTGGGCTGGCTGCCCAgcaag gctctgcTGCAGAAGCACGTGATGCTGGAGCTATTGGCACAGCTGAAGCATCTGTACTGGTGGATGGAGAGCATGATAGCACCCACCTCTTGGCACTTGGCCCATCTCATCACTTGGACCACCTGCCTTGCCTCTCACCTGCTGCAGGTTGCCCTTgagcacacagcccagctggcccaggcccaggcccagcaggctGAGCCCCAGGGGGCCTCAAGGCCTTTGTATGAGTCCCCACTCCTTGAGTCCCTGGCTACTAAGGCTAGGCCAGTCCTGCCAGAGCGTGGAATCCATGGAGAATAA